A window of the Terriglobia bacterium genome harbors these coding sequences:
- the murA gene encoding UDP-N-acetylglucosamine 1-carboxyvinyltransferase, producing the protein MDKFVIRGGNPLVGTVRVSGAKNAALPAMAAAILTEEPVILENIPDVRDIQTTRKLLEAMGGEVELGYGRAHHRTTLCMKNLVSPEASYDLVKTMRASTLVLGPLVARSGRARVSLPGGCAIGARPIDLHIKGLEQLGAKITVEHGYVEAAADRLKGGEIVFDRITVTGTEDLMMAAALADGDTLMQNCAREPEVADLAALLNKMGAKIEGAGTPTIRIKGVSRLKGAKHRIIPDRIEAGTFIVAGALTGGDLIIAGCDPRHLTFINKLEEVGVKVTHNGDSVRVQGDNPLKGCDMVTEEFPGFPTDMQAQFMVLATQAEGSSIVTENIFENRFMHAGELVRMGANIKIEGRRAIVRGKTPLSAAAVLASDLRASASLVLAGLVADGETIIDRVYHIDRGYERIEEKLRAVGARMKRIGEMLPKRTALVGS; encoded by the coding sequence ATGGATAAGTTCGTGATCCGTGGTGGCAACCCGCTGGTGGGCACCGTCCGCGTCAGCGGAGCGAAGAACGCGGCTCTCCCCGCCATGGCCGCCGCCATCCTTACCGAAGAACCCGTCATCCTCGAAAACATCCCCGACGTCCGCGACATCCAGACCACGCGCAAGCTGCTCGAGGCCATGGGAGGAGAGGTCGAGCTGGGCTACGGCCGCGCCCACCATCGCACCACCCTGTGCATGAAGAACCTGGTCTCGCCGGAAGCCTCCTACGACCTGGTCAAGACCATGCGCGCCTCCACCCTGGTGCTCGGTCCGCTGGTGGCGCGCAGCGGGCGCGCTCGCGTTTCGCTTCCTGGCGGCTGCGCCATCGGCGCGCGTCCCATCGATCTTCACATCAAGGGCCTGGAGCAACTGGGCGCGAAGATCACCGTGGAACACGGCTACGTCGAAGCAGCGGCGGATCGGCTGAAAGGCGGCGAGATCGTCTTCGACAGGATCACCGTCACCGGCACCGAGGACCTCATGATGGCCGCCGCACTGGCCGACGGCGACACCCTCATGCAGAACTGCGCCCGTGAGCCCGAGGTCGCCGACCTCGCCGCCCTGCTTAACAAGATGGGCGCGAAGATCGAGGGCGCGGGCACGCCCACCATCCGCATCAAGGGCGTCTCCCGGCTGAAGGGCGCCAAGCACCGCATCATCCCCGACCGCATCGAGGCCGGCACCTTCATCGTCGCCGGCGCGCTCACCGGCGGCGACCTCATCATCGCCGGCTGCGATCCCCGGCACCTCACCTTCATCAATAAGCTGGAAGAGGTCGGTGTAAAGGTGACGCACAATGGAGACTCCGTCCGCGTTCAGGGAGACAATCCTCTCAAGGGCTGCGACATGGTCACCGAGGAGTTCCCCGGCTTTCCCACCGACATGCAGGCTCAGTTCATGGTGCTCGCTACCCAGGCCGAAGGCAGTTCGATCGTCACCGAGAACATCTTCGAGAACCGCTTCATGCACGCCGGGGAGCTGGTGCGCATGGGCGCCAACATCAAGATCGAAGGACGCCGCGCCATCGTTCGCGGCAAAACTCCGCTCTCGGCCGCTGCGGTGCTGGCCTCCGACCTGCGCGCCTCTGCCTCCCTGGTGCTGGCCGGCTTGGTCGCGGACGGCGAGACCATCATTGACCGCGTCTATCACATCGACCGCGGCTACGAACGCATCGAGGAGAAACTCCGCGCCGTCGGTGCTCGCATGAAGCGCATCGGCGAGATGCTGCCTAAGCGCACCGCCCTGGTCGGCAGCTAG
- the murQ gene encoding N-acetylmuramic acid 6-phosphate etherase, with protein MTSRSRKQSTEQPNKASAKLDTLTALQIARLINGEDAKVAKAVKKALPQIAKAIDLAADALSHGGRLIYVGAGTSGRIAALDASECPPTFNTESWQVQYVIAGGETALGSAIEGKEDSRELGEQDIAGRKPGAGDLVVGIAASGRTPYTVAAVEYARARGAKTVALVCNPGSPLAKAAQLAIVVEVGPEVLTGSSRMKAGTAQKMVLNMISTGAMARLGYVYGNLMVNVHFNNQKLVERGFRIVQQITGLNQARTAQLLHDARNVPTALVMNHARVNRDEAIRRLKRARGNVRKAIEGKDSQSKKKTRKRGGRAGL; from the coding sequence ATGACCAGCAGATCGCGCAAGCAAAGCACCGAGCAACCGAACAAGGCTTCCGCCAAGCTCGACACCCTGACCGCACTGCAGATCGCGCGCCTCATCAACGGTGAGGACGCGAAGGTCGCGAAGGCGGTCAAGAAGGCGCTGCCGCAGATCGCCAAGGCCATCGATCTCGCCGCCGATGCGCTGTCGCACGGTGGCCGGCTGATCTACGTCGGCGCCGGCACCAGCGGACGCATCGCCGCCCTCGACGCTTCGGAGTGTCCTCCCACCTTCAACACCGAGTCCTGGCAGGTGCAGTACGTCATCGCCGGCGGCGAGACCGCACTCGGCTCCGCCATCGAAGGCAAAGAAGATTCGCGCGAACTGGGCGAGCAGGACATCGCCGGCCGGAAACCGGGTGCAGGCGATCTCGTGGTCGGCATCGCCGCCAGCGGGCGCACGCCCTATACCGTCGCTGCGGTCGAATACGCCCGCGCCCGCGGTGCCAAGACCGTCGCCCTGGTCTGCAATCCCGGCTCGCCTCTGGCCAAGGCCGCGCAGCTCGCCATCGTGGTCGAGGTCGGCCCCGAAGTGCTTACCGGATCCAGCCGTATGAAGGCCGGCACGGCCCAGAAGATGGTACTGAACATGATCTCCACCGGCGCCATGGCGCGCCTGGGCTACGTCTACGGCAACCTCATGGTCAACGTCCACTTCAACAACCAGAAGTTGGTCGAGCGCGGCTTCCGCATCGTGCAGCAGATCACGGGTCTCAACCAGGCGCGCACCGCGCAGCTCCTGCACGACGCCCGCAATGTCCCAACCGCCCTGGTGATGAATCATGCCCGCGTCAATCGTGACGAAGCCATCCGTCGCCTCAAGCGCGCCCGCGGCAACGTCCGAAAAGCCATCGAGGGGAAGGATTCGCAGTCAAAGAAGAAGACCCGTAAGCGAGGAGGTAGAGCGGGCCTTTAG
- a CDS encoding protein kinase has protein sequence MVGDTISHYKVLGKLGHGGMGVVYRAKDTRLERYVALKFLPDDVAHDPQALERFQREAKSASALNHPNICTIYDIGESDGRQFIAMELLEGQTLQERISHRPLPLEELLDLATQIADGLAAAHAKGIIHRDIKPSNIFVTESGHAKILDFGLASKTRSRSKAGAVYSAMPTGSLSEEHLTSPGSAVGTIAYMSPEQARGEELDPRTDVFSFGAVLYEMATGRPPFVGQTSAVIFDGILRQDPISPARLNPDLPPEIEHIIGKALEKDRDVRYQSAAELRADLKRAKRDSSSGRVPLPEAPRRSKYRGAWIVAAIILFSATVVAPLLWLRPRKPAVALSSDWIQLTDFADSAVSPALSPDGRMLAFIRGPSTFYGAGEVYVKLLPKGEPVALTHDGQVKLDVHFSPDGSRVAYGVIGNWDTWSVPVLGGEPRLMLPNATGLTWTDDRHVLFSEIKSGVHMAVVTSDESRLGSRDVYVPPREAGMAHRSSLSPDGKWVLLAEMDNTSWLPCRLVPFDGSSAGNQVGPPGAGCVGVAWSPDGNWMYMVSSAGGRHHIWRQKFPDGAPQQLTSGVSEEDGIAVAPDGQSLITSVGSAESTLWVHDDRGERQVSSQGLAAAPQFSPDGKEIYYVVNQSVPGVDFVVGELRAVNLETGQVRRVLPDFSVTGFSVSPDGKRVAVASPDPQGHSHLWIAALDLRSAPRQLFSSADEDQPAFASDGELFFRAAEGGTNFVYRMKEDGSGRTKVSPGPIYSFHNISPDKKWIVVRAATKGEDVRYVTEARPVAGGDSVRLCEVNCTARWSPGGKSFAFIMAGMGDTQSFLVPLGPGQSLPVVPKGGIRSKADLAGLKGATIIPGRIFTSSQPGVYAFLRVTVHRNLYRVPLPQ, from the coding sequence TTGGTCGGGGATACGATTTCGCACTACAAGGTGCTCGGCAAGCTGGGCCACGGCGGCATGGGCGTGGTCTACCGCGCCAAGGACACGCGTCTGGAGCGCTACGTCGCCCTGAAATTCCTTCCCGACGACGTCGCCCACGATCCCCAGGCGCTGGAACGTTTCCAGCGCGAAGCCAAGTCCGCCTCCGCCCTCAATCACCCCAACATCTGCACCATTTACGACATCGGCGAGAGCGACGGCCGCCAATTCATCGCCATGGAGCTGCTCGAGGGCCAAACCCTCCAGGAACGCATCTCGCATCGCCCCCTCCCGCTCGAAGAGCTGCTCGATCTCGCCACCCAGATCGCCGACGGCCTCGCCGCCGCACATGCCAAAGGCATCATCCACCGCGATATCAAGCCCTCGAACATCTTCGTCACCGAATCCGGCCACGCCAAGATCCTCGATTTCGGCCTGGCCAGCAAGACCAGGTCCCGTTCCAAGGCTGGAGCGGTGTACTCAGCCATGCCCACCGGCAGCCTGAGTGAGGAACACCTCACCAGCCCGGGCAGCGCCGTCGGCACCATCGCCTACATGTCCCCGGAGCAGGCACGCGGCGAGGAGCTCGACCCGCGTACGGACGTCTTCTCCTTCGGCGCCGTGCTTTACGAGATGGCCACCGGCCGCCCGCCCTTCGTCGGCCAGACCTCGGCGGTGATCTTCGACGGCATCCTCCGCCAGGATCCGATCTCTCCCGCGCGCCTCAATCCGGACCTCCCGCCGGAGATCGAGCACATCATCGGCAAGGCCCTGGAAAAAGACCGCGATGTGCGCTACCAGTCGGCCGCCGAGCTCCGCGCCGATCTCAAGCGCGCCAAGCGCGACTCCAGCTCCGGACGCGTCCCGCTGCCGGAGGCTCCCAGGAGATCAAAGTATCGCGGCGCGTGGATCGTCGCCGCCATCATCCTGTTCTCTGCGACAGTCGTTGCGCCGCTCCTGTGGCTGCGCCCGCGCAAACCGGCGGTGGCGCTTTCCTCCGACTGGATTCAGCTCACAGACTTCGCGGATTCCGCGGTTTCTCCCGCACTCTCGCCGGACGGCCGCATGCTGGCCTTCATTCGTGGCCCCAGCACCTTCTACGGCGCCGGTGAGGTTTACGTGAAGCTGCTGCCCAAGGGTGAACCGGTGGCCTTGACCCACGATGGCCAGGTCAAACTCGATGTGCACTTTTCTCCCGACGGCTCGCGCGTCGCCTATGGCGTCATCGGCAACTGGGATACCTGGTCGGTTCCGGTGCTGGGCGGGGAGCCTCGTCTGATGCTGCCCAATGCCACCGGGCTTACCTGGACCGACGATCGCCACGTGCTGTTTTCCGAGATCAAGAGCGGCGTGCACATGGCCGTGGTGACCAGCGATGAAAGCCGGCTTGGCAGCCGCGACGTCTATGTGCCCCCGCGCGAAGCCGGCATGGCGCACCGTTCCAGCCTCTCTCCCGATGGCAAGTGGGTACTCCTGGCGGAGATGGACAATACCTCCTGGCTCCCCTGCCGGCTGGTTCCTTTCGACGGCAGCTCTGCGGGGAATCAGGTGGGGCCGCCGGGGGCGGGGTGCGTCGGTGTCGCCTGGTCGCCGGACGGCAACTGGATGTACATGGTCTCCAGCGCCGGCGGACGTCACCACATCTGGCGGCAGAAATTTCCCGATGGCGCCCCCCAACAGCTCACCTCAGGAGTCAGCGAAGAGGATGGCATCGCCGTGGCCCCCGACGGACAGTCCCTGATCACCTCCGTGGGGTCTGCGGAAAGCACGCTGTGGGTCCACGACGACCGCGGCGAGCGTCAGGTTTCCTCGCAGGGGCTTGCCGCCGCTCCGCAATTCTCTCCCGACGGCAAAGAGATCTACTACGTGGTGAACCAAAGCGTTCCGGGAGTGGATTTTGTGGTCGGTGAGTTGCGGGCCGTCAACCTCGAGACCGGCCAAGTCCGCCGCGTGTTGCCCGATTTCTCCGTCACCGGGTTCAGTGTTTCTCCCGACGGCAAGCGCGTCGCCGTAGCTTCGCCCGACCCGCAGGGCCATTCTCACCTGTGGATCGCCGCACTCGACCTGCGCTCTGCCCCGCGGCAGCTTTTTTCTTCCGCTGACGAGGATCAGCCCGCTTTCGCTTCCGATGGCGAGCTGTTCTTCCGCGCGGCCGAAGGGGGCACGAATTTCGTCTATCGCATGAAAGAGGACGGCAGCGGCCGCACCAAGGTTTCGCCCGGACCCATCTACAGTTTCCACAACATCTCACCCGACAAGAAGTGGATCGTGGTGAGGGCCGCGACCAAGGGAGAGGATGTCCGCTACGTGACCGAAGCTCGTCCTGTGGCCGGCGGCGATTCCGTCCGCCTTTGTGAAGTGAACTGCACTGCAAGGTGGTCGCCCGGAGGAAAAAGCTTCGCCTTCATCATGGCCGGCATGGGCGATACCCAGAGCTTTCTCGTCCCACTTGGTCCCGGCCAGTCCTTGCCGGTGGTGCCCAAAGGCGGCATCAGATCGAAGGCGGACCTGGCCGGCTTGAAGGGAGCGACCATCATACCCGGCAGGATCTTCACCAGCAGCCAGCCCGGCGTCTACGCCTTCCTCCGCGTCACCGTCCACCGCAACCTGTACCGCGTCCCTCTTCCCCAATAA
- the pnp gene encoding polyribonucleotide nucleotidyltransferase yields MKHEATVELAGGKSISFETGHLAKQAHGSTVVRMGENVVLATACANPDPREGIDFFPLTVDYREYTYAGGRFPGGFIKREGRPSEKEILTCRQIDRPIRPLFPEGFRCETQVIALVLSADTENDPDVAGINGASCALAISDIPFNGPIGAVRVGLLNGQFVVNPTYTEMRESLVNIMVVGTAGGIVMIESGAKEVKEETVLDAIEFAHTEIKKIVAAINQIAKEVGRPKRAVTPVEHDEKYYNDLAKKIGERLADAMDTQKYPKAESYARVKAIKKELKEAIPEENEDERKKVGRYFELLRENMFREAVTKQRQRPDHRQFDEIRQITIEVGALPRTHGSAIFTRGETQALVTTTLGTSDDMQRLEGFEGEAKKRFMLHYNFPPFSVGEVAFLRGAGRREIGHGALAERAISPMLPPEETWPYTMRVVSDILESNGSSSMATVCGAALSMMDAGVPLKSPVAGIAMGLVKEGDAYAILTDIAGAEDHYGDMDFKVAGTREGITALQMDIKVPNISSQIMREALEQARRGRLYILDKMQEAIAGPREKISPYAPRIYTLQIPTDKIRDLIGPGGKVIRGIIEQTGVKIDVEDSGKVNVASNDEASAAKALQMIGDITATAEVGKTYLGKVVRLAEFGAFVEIFPGTDGLLHISEVAEHRIANVRDELKEGDQILVKVLAVEGNRIRLSRKAILKEQRAKMQVEGGGAEQTVTIEGGGDFVEEPAEQGEPNFNRVEGAPAHQGSSFGDRGPRDGGGRPGGGGRPGGGGRGRGGRGRRGGPGGGRPGGGGGGPRH; encoded by the coding sequence ATGAAGCACGAAGCCACTGTAGAACTTGCAGGCGGCAAGTCCATCTCCTTTGAAACCGGACATCTGGCCAAGCAGGCGCACGGCTCGACCGTGGTGCGCATGGGCGAAAACGTCGTCCTGGCGACCGCCTGCGCCAACCCCGATCCCCGCGAGGGCATCGACTTCTTCCCCCTGACCGTGGACTACCGCGAGTACACCTACGCGGGCGGGCGCTTCCCCGGCGGGTTCATCAAGCGCGAAGGACGGCCCAGCGAGAAAGAGATCCTGACCTGCCGGCAGATCGACCGTCCCATCCGTCCGCTGTTCCCCGAAGGCTTCCGCTGCGAGACCCAGGTGATCGCGCTGGTGCTGTCGGCGGACACGGAGAACGATCCCGACGTGGCCGGCATCAACGGCGCGTCGTGCGCCTTGGCCATCTCCGACATCCCCTTCAACGGCCCCATCGGCGCGGTGCGCGTCGGCCTGCTCAACGGCCAGTTCGTGGTCAATCCGACTTACACCGAGATGCGCGAGAGCCTGGTCAACATCATGGTGGTGGGCACCGCCGGCGGCATCGTGATGATCGAGTCGGGCGCCAAGGAAGTGAAAGAAGAGACGGTGCTGGACGCCATTGAGTTCGCCCACACCGAGATCAAGAAGATCGTCGCCGCCATCAACCAGATCGCCAAAGAAGTCGGCCGGCCCAAGCGCGCAGTGACCCCGGTCGAGCACGACGAGAAGTACTACAACGACCTCGCCAAGAAGATCGGCGAGCGGCTGGCGGACGCCATGGATACCCAGAAGTATCCCAAGGCGGAGAGCTACGCCCGGGTCAAAGCCATCAAGAAAGAGCTGAAGGAAGCGATCCCGGAGGAGAACGAGGACGAGCGGAAGAAAGTGGGCCGCTACTTCGAGCTGCTGCGCGAGAACATGTTCCGCGAGGCGGTCACCAAGCAGAGACAGCGTCCGGACCATCGGCAGTTCGACGAGATCCGGCAGATCACCATCGAGGTGGGCGCGCTGCCGCGTACCCATGGTTCCGCGATCTTCACCCGCGGCGAGACTCAGGCGCTGGTCACCACCACGCTGGGCACCTCCGACGATATGCAGCGGCTGGAGGGCTTCGAGGGCGAGGCCAAAAAGCGCTTCATGCTGCACTACAACTTCCCGCCCTTCTCGGTGGGCGAAGTGGCCTTCCTGCGCGGCGCGGGCCGCCGCGAGATCGGCCATGGAGCTCTGGCCGAGCGCGCCATCTCTCCCATGCTGCCGCCCGAAGAGACGTGGCCCTACACCATGCGCGTGGTCTCCGACATCCTGGAGTCCAACGGCTCGTCGTCGATGGCCACGGTGTGCGGCGCGGCGCTTTCCATGATGGACGCCGGCGTTCCCCTGAAATCTCCCGTCGCCGGCATCGCCATGGGTCTGGTGAAAGAAGGCGACGCTTACGCCATCCTCACCGACATCGCCGGCGCCGAAGACCACTACGGCGACATGGATTTTAAGGTGGCGGGGACGAGGGAGGGCATTACGGCGCTGCAGATGGACATCAAGGTGCCGAACATCTCGTCGCAGATCATGCGGGAGGCGCTGGAGCAGGCGCGGCGCGGGCGGCTGTACATCCTGGACAAGATGCAGGAAGCGATCGCCGGGCCGCGGGAGAAGATCTCGCCGTACGCGCCGCGCATCTACACGCTACAGATCCCGACGGACAAGATCCGCGACCTGATCGGGCCGGGAGGCAAGGTGATCCGCGGGATCATCGAGCAGACCGGGGTGAAGATCGACGTCGAGGATTCGGGCAAGGTGAACGTGGCGTCGAACGACGAAGCGTCGGCGGCCAAGGCGCTGCAGATGATCGGCGACATCACGGCCACGGCCGAGGTGGGCAAGACCTACCTGGGCAAGGTGGTGCGGCTGGCGGAGTTCGGGGCGTTCGTCGAGATCTTCCCCGGCACCGACGGGCTGCTGCACATCAGCGAGGTGGCGGAGCACCGCATCGCCAACGTACGCGACGAGCTGAAGGAAGGCGACCAGATCCTGGTGAAGGTGCTGGCCGTCGAAGGCAACCGCATCCGGCTGTCGCGCAAGGCTATCCTCAAGGAACAGCGCGCCAAGATGCAGGTTGAAGGCGGCGGCGCCGAGCAGACCGTCACCATCGAAGGCGGCGGCGACTTCGTGGAGGAGCCGGCGGAACAAGGCGAGCCGAACTTCAACCGTGTCGAAGGCGCCCCAGCGCACCAGGGAAGCAGCTTCGGCGATCGCGGGCCGCGCGATGGCGGCGGGCGTCCAGGTGGTGGCGGACGTCCAGGCGGCGGCGGGCGCGGACGCGGAGGACGGGGTCGTCGCGGCGGACCGGGCGGGGGACGTCCGGGGGGCGGCGGAGGCGGACCTCGGCACTAA
- the rpsO gene encoding 30S ribosomal protein S15, with amino-acid sequence MLAREQKQDVIGRFRTHPTDTGSPEVQIAILSERISELTEHFQTHKKDHASRRGLLIMVSKRRRLLDYLKQYDTERYKTVIQKLGIRK; translated from the coding sequence GTGCTAGCGAGAGAGCAGAAACAGGATGTCATCGGCCGGTTCCGGACGCACCCCACGGACACGGGCTCACCCGAAGTCCAGATCGCGATCCTCAGTGAGCGCATCAGCGAACTGACCGAGCACTTCCAAACGCACAAAAAGGACCACGCGTCACGGCGCGGGCTCCTCATCATGGTCAGCAAGCGCCGCCGCCTGCTGGATTACCTCAAGCAGTACGACACCGAGCGATACAAGACCGTCATTCAGAAACTCGGCATCCGCAAGTAG
- a CDS encoding beta-lactamase family protein produces the protein MTSTTDRRPHRPVPDHEQQDARFAPAFDVLREGIRLRAFPGAAAAVTFRGRLVALKGIGRFTYDEDSLPVQPGTIYDLASVSKVVATTTMAMILYERGQLDLDAPVSAVVPEFSSHDARRAEVTIRMLLAHSSGLPAYVKLFAQARTPAELLRAAVTAPLEAEPGMRAQYSDIGFIVLGAALERIADEPLDTFSSREMFGPLGMSVSGFCLPGALRGSIPPTENDREFRCRVVQGEVNDENASVMGGVAGHAGAFAPAEDVARFAECMLAGGRPVLRPETVALFTRRQDSPPGSARALGWDTPSQPSQSGKYYSPRSFGHLGYTGTSLWIDPQRRLSVTLLTNRTWPDRKSQLIKEVRPRFHDAVVECLEDRP, from the coding sequence TTGACCAGTACGACCGACCGCCGCCCACACCGCCCCGTGCCCGACCACGAGCAGCAGGACGCGCGCTTCGCCCCGGCCTTCGATGTCCTGCGCGAGGGCATCCGCCTGCGCGCTTTTCCCGGCGCCGCTGCCGCGGTCACCTTCCGCGGCCGCCTGGTCGCTCTCAAGGGCATCGGCCGCTTCACTTACGACGAGGACTCGCTGCCTGTCCAGCCCGGCACCATCTACGATCTCGCCTCCGTATCGAAAGTCGTGGCCACCACCACCATGGCCATGATCTTGTACGAGCGCGGCCAGCTCGATCTGGACGCCCCGGTTTCCGCCGTCGTCCCCGAATTCTCCTCCCACGATGCGAGGCGCGCCGAGGTCACCATCCGTATGCTGCTGGCGCACTCCTCCGGCCTGCCCGCCTACGTGAAATTGTTCGCACAGGCGCGGACGCCGGCAGAGCTCTTGCGTGCGGCCGTTACCGCGCCCCTCGAGGCGGAGCCGGGCATGCGCGCCCAGTACAGCGACATTGGTTTCATCGTACTCGGCGCTGCCTTGGAGAGGATCGCCGACGAGCCCCTCGACACCTTCTCCAGCCGGGAGATGTTCGGGCCGCTGGGCATGAGTGTCTCCGGCTTTTGTCTCCCGGGCGCGTTGCGCGGGAGCATTCCGCCCACGGAGAATGACCGTGAGTTTCGCTGCCGGGTCGTTCAGGGTGAGGTCAACGACGAGAACGCCAGCGTGATGGGCGGCGTCGCTGGACACGCCGGCGCCTTTGCGCCTGCCGAAGACGTCGCCCGTTTCGCCGAGTGCATGCTGGCTGGCGGGCGCCCTGTCCTGCGACCGGAAACCGTCGCCCTCTTCACCCGACGCCAGGATTCCCCGCCGGGCTCCGCCCGCGCGCTGGGCTGGGACACCCCGTCGCAACCCTCACAATCGGGCAAGTATTATTCGCCGCGCTCTTTCGGCCACCTCGGCTACACCGGAACCTCGCTCTGGATAGATCCCCAGCGCCGGCTTTCGGTCACCCTCCTGACCAACCGCACCTGGCCCGACCGCAAGTCGCAACTCATCAAAGAGGTCCGCCCGCGCTTTCACGATGCCGTCGTCGAATGTTTGGAGGATCGTCCATGA